The following proteins come from a genomic window of Galactobacillus timonensis:
- a CDS encoding helix-turn-helix domain-containing protein, giving the protein MIKQASMQDSSISDVDPSSLCSFDYEAIEAPTKALMHQAARFLYFKNGKGTMVIDGTEYEIKAHTIVAISPWMITDITAVESTLQLIKIVYDYQYIKNLLSHMVSLEDNGSDMLGYLNMQPVLQLDSLQAEEMENILDQLKGELGVASTLEHIPKKPLGYLYTSNKIIELMILYYRFIRQSNGNGQTEKSTVPGNDSILSYIYAHSSEKLSLAKIADVFYLSESSLSKYLRELTGTSYSKLLNAIRIEKASDYLIYTDLQLDEIASLLGFVDASHLSKHFVAKVGVTPIRYRRIYSKVETSYSRDSRNVAFSITNYIYNNYDHEDLTAIQTASKYGISVAEMNRALLYYSEKNFETLLNFVRINKAAELLVSTTNPVIDIAVSVGYSNVKTFNLNFYKFEGMNPTEFRDNVTLQHKDGTEIHVRKKRKAKPNVGRK; this is encoded by the coding sequence ATGATTAAACAGGCTTCCATGCAGGACAGCTCCATTTCGGATGTTGATCCCTCCTCACTTTGCTCCTTTGACTATGAGGCAATCGAGGCGCCTACGAAAGCACTGATGCACCAGGCGGCCAGGTTCCTCTATTTTAAAAATGGGAAAGGGACCATGGTCATCGACGGAACTGAGTATGAAATTAAAGCGCATACCATTGTCGCGATCAGCCCATGGATGATCACAGATATTACCGCTGTGGAATCGACGCTGCAGCTGATCAAAATCGTCTATGACTATCAGTACATCAAAAATCTGTTAAGTCATATGGTTTCGCTTGAAGATAATGGCAGCGACATGCTGGGATATCTGAATATGCAACCGGTGCTGCAGCTGGATTCTCTGCAGGCAGAAGAGATGGAAAACATTCTGGATCAGCTGAAAGGGGAGCTTGGTGTCGCCAGTACCCTGGAACATATCCCTAAAAAGCCATTGGGGTATTTGTATACCAGCAACAAAATTATTGAACTGATGATTCTGTATTATCGTTTTATTCGTCAGTCAAATGGTAATGGCCAGACGGAGAAAAGCACGGTTCCGGGAAATGATTCGATACTGAGCTATATCTATGCGCATTCTTCAGAGAAGCTGTCGCTGGCCAAGATTGCCGATGTATTTTATCTGTCGGAGTCATCCTTGTCCAAGTATCTCCGAGAGCTGACGGGTACAAGTTACTCGAAATTGTTGAATGCCATCCGGATCGAGAAGGCTTCCGATTATCTGATTTATACGGATCTGCAGCTGGATGAGATTGCCAGCCTTTTAGGCTTTGTCGATGCTTCGCATCTGTCCAAGCATTTTGTCGCCAAAGTCGGCGTTACGCCAATCCGCTACCGGCGTATTTACAGCAAGGTGGAAACATCCTATTCCCGCGATTCACGGAATGTTGCTTTTTCGATTACAAACTATATTTACAACAACTATGACCATGAGGATCTGACGGCAATTCAAACCGCATCGAAATATGGGATTTCGGTTGCAGAGATGAACCGGGCACTTCTTTACTATTCGGAGAAAAACTTTGAAACCCTGCTGAACTTTGTCCGTATCAATAAAGCTGCGGAACTGCTCGTTTCAACAACAAACCCGGTGATTGATATTGCTGTATCGGTCGGATACAGCAATGTGAAAACATTCAACCTCAACTTCTATAAGTTTGAGGGCATGAATCCGACGGAGTTTCGTGACAATGTCACCCTCCAGCATAAAGACGGAACAGAAATCCATGTCCGCAAAAAGCGCAAAGCAAAGCCAAATGTCGGTAGAAAATAA
- a CDS encoding YfcC family protein: MSNTEHKKRRLGTFGILLLVLLFVAVVTWICAGKTYTTADGETGVVTAATFSQILMAPIAGFHNAGDVIGFVFCLGAFLALVNATGALEAGIHQLVKKLHGKETRLIWILMFLFSIGGTTYGMGEETVGFYILLAATMTAAGMDPIVGAATVLLGAGTGVLGSTINPFATGAAVDAARSVGVEVNMGTLYAEGVILWLGTYLISALFVTKYAKHVMATKGSILTADQLNTCKAAYGHSTEISTDEALTSRQKTCLWIFAITFVVMILGFIPWGSLNEGAYNAMGWTGFLTGSQLGDWWFDDAATWFVLMGIIIGLIGMPDRSKLSSTIISGIGDMIAVNLVIALARATTVLMSETGLGSWIVEASVNALATSGMPAGLFGFLDYLLHIGLSFLVPSSSGLAALSSPIVSPIVAGMNWSVETSIMCNVAANGLVNLFTPTCGFIMGGLALARIPYDVWLKWARKLLLILGVAVGVVLTVCMIILS, translated from the coding sequence ATGAGTAATACTGAACATAAGAAGAGAAGACTAGGCACATTTGGTATATTGCTGCTTGTCCTTCTGTTCGTGGCTGTTGTGACATGGATCTGCGCAGGCAAAACGTACACGACCGCAGATGGTGAGACGGGGGTTGTCACTGCCGCTACCTTCAGCCAGATTTTAATGGCACCGATCGCAGGCTTCCATAATGCCGGCGATGTCATCGGATTCGTATTCTGCCTTGGCGCATTCCTTGCTCTGGTCAATGCGACCGGCGCTCTGGAAGCGGGCATCCATCAGCTGGTAAAGAAGCTGCATGGCAAGGAAACAAGACTGATCTGGATCCTCATGTTCCTGTTCTCGATCGGCGGTACCACCTATGGTATGGGTGAAGAGACCGTCGGCTTCTACATCCTTCTTGCAGCGACAATGACCGCTGCCGGAATGGATCCGATCGTTGGTGCGGCGACAGTTCTGCTTGGCGCCGGTACTGGCGTTCTGGGTTCGACAATCAACCCGTTTGCGACAGGAGCGGCTGTTGATGCGGCACGTTCCGTCGGCGTTGAAGTCAACATGGGCACCCTCTATGCGGAAGGCGTCATTCTGTGGCTTGGCACATATTTGATTTCCGCTTTATTTGTAACGAAATATGCGAAGCATGTCATGGCGACCAAGGGCTCGATTCTGACTGCAGATCAGCTGAATACATGCAAAGCAGCTTACGGCCACTCTACAGAAATCAGCACAGACGAAGCTCTGACCAGCCGTCAGAAGACCTGTCTCTGGATTTTTGCAATCACGTTTGTAGTAATGATTCTTGGCTTCATTCCTTGGGGATCTCTGAATGAAGGGGCATACAATGCCATGGGATGGACCGGATTCCTTACAGGCAGCCAGCTTGGCGATTGGTGGTTCGATGATGCGGCTACCTGGTTTGTATTAATGGGAATTATCATCGGCCTGATTGGCATGCCCGATCGTTCTAAGCTTTCCAGCACGATCATTTCCGGTATCGGCGACATGATTGCTGTTAACCTTGTCATCGCTCTGGCACGTGCTACGACGGTTCTGATGAGTGAAACAGGTCTTGGCTCCTGGATCGTTGAGGCATCGGTCAATGCTCTGGCTACGTCCGGTATGCCTGCAGGTCTGTTCGGCTTCCTGGACTATCTGCTCCATATCGGTCTCAGCTTCCTGGTTCCTTCATCGTCCGGTCTGGCGGCACTTTCTTCGCCGATCGTTTCCCCGATCGTTGCCGGTATGAACTGGTCTGTTGAAACATCCATTATGTGCAACGTTGCGGCAAATGGTCTCGTCAACCTCTTTACGCCGACCTGCGGATTCATCATGGGCGGCCTTGCTCTGGCAAGAATTCCGTACGACGTATGGCTGAAGTGGGCGAGAAAGCTTCTTCTCATCCTCGGCGTTGCGGTCGGTGTTGTTCTTACCGTCTGCATGATCATTCTCAGCTGA
- a CDS encoding phenylalanine--tRNA ligase beta subunit-related protein produces MQKFIVDDSFWKIFPEARIAVLSLSDVDETAQLSDEEMKEIADILTEANQEAVKYVPNETISENPVVQVWRQAYQKFPTKKGARCALENLLKRVLHGKPVGSIAPSVDLTNAVSLKYAFPIGVENMDAFVGDLHLGVMDGTEDFLPIGETEADPPLKGEIAYRDDAGVVCRCWNWRDGQRTQVNDHTTNEFVAMECVEEDRLEDLQKALDELAELLPKYLGAKVLAKAIVDHQHPEVVLREEVPQQNKAEESRQAVSQLPKAQPDDSGSYDDYTRTECTTTIRDVKDDWYAFNDTVFYGDKGGMPSDSGTINGQKVDGLKWEGETLWHHVEGTPLQDPIVMKVDFEMRYAHTVPQTALHILDSYYRRKGMLITSTGCSEDNEYYDLDVAEISPRDWQELQDYINEAIRKDAPVHFHYVKGSDYPDPEYRKFETVRIVEIEGLDEQPCGTPHLNHTGEIGSFVLLDWEHRSKSTVRVYFTAGNVTRWRLVQYYKQLNRLAQVLSTSTEELEEKAAAVTAANKEYKKQINDLTRALMDYEAKDYAAKPEKIIELSGVDSDRLRPLSQALMRVCTDTKILFAANDAIDFAIVSGEGRAREILEILKPALNCSGGGSPKIVSGRTSVDLETFKKAVEELHL; encoded by the coding sequence ATGCAGAAGTTCATCGTGGATGATTCGTTTTGGAAGATTTTTCCAGAGGCACGTATTGCCGTACTATCCCTGAGCGATGTCGATGAGACGGCACAGCTCAGCGATGAAGAAATGAAGGAAATCGCAGATATCCTTACGGAAGCGAATCAGGAAGCTGTAAAGTATGTTCCCAATGAAACGATTTCGGAAAATCCGGTTGTTCAGGTATGGCGCCAGGCATATCAGAAGTTTCCAACCAAAAAAGGCGCAAGATGCGCGCTGGAAAATCTGTTGAAACGTGTTCTGCACGGAAAGCCGGTCGGCTCGATCGCACCCTCCGTGGATCTTACAAATGCTGTTTCCCTAAAATATGCCTTTCCGATTGGTGTTGAGAATATGGATGCGTTCGTTGGCGATCTTCACCTGGGGGTAATGGATGGGACGGAGGATTTTCTTCCGATCGGGGAAACCGAAGCGGATCCGCCGCTGAAAGGCGAGATTGCCTATCGCGATGATGCCGGCGTCGTCTGCCGCTGCTGGAACTGGCGCGATGGACAGAGAACGCAGGTGAATGATCATACAACCAATGAGTTTGTCGCCATGGAATGTGTGGAAGAGGATCGTCTGGAAGATCTTCAGAAGGCTCTGGATGAACTTGCAGAGCTGCTGCCAAAATACCTTGGCGCCAAGGTGCTTGCAAAAGCGATCGTTGACCATCAGCATCCCGAGGTTGTTCTGCGCGAAGAGGTTCCACAGCAAAACAAAGCAGAGGAAAGCAGACAGGCAGTATCTCAGCTGCCCAAGGCGCAGCCGGATGATTCAGGAAGTTACGATGACTATACGCGTACAGAGTGTACAACGACCATCCGTGATGTGAAGGATGACTGGTATGCATTCAACGATACTGTATTTTATGGCGATAAAGGCGGAATGCCGTCCGATTCCGGTACGATCAACGGGCAGAAGGTGGACGGCCTGAAATGGGAAGGTGAAACGCTCTGGCATCATGTGGAGGGAACCCCTCTGCAGGATCCGATTGTCATGAAGGTTGATTTTGAAATGCGCTATGCCCATACAGTTCCGCAGACGGCTCTGCATATTCTTGACAGTTATTACCGCAGAAAGGGAATGCTGATTACTTCAACAGGCTGCAGCGAAGACAATGAATACTATGATCTCGATGTGGCTGAGATTTCGCCCCGGGACTGGCAGGAACTGCAAGACTATATCAACGAAGCCATCCGCAAAGATGCGCCTGTCCATTTCCATTATGTGAAGGGGTCGGATTATCCGGATCCGGAATATCGTAAGTTTGAAACTGTGCGGATTGTGGAAATTGAAGGGCTCGATGAACAGCCATGCGGTACGCCACATCTGAATCATACCGGTGAGATTGGCTCCTTTGTTCTGCTTGACTGGGAACACCGTTCCAAATCAACTGTAAGAGTTTACTTTACGGCGGGCAATGTGACGCGCTGGCGGCTGGTTCAGTATTATAAGCAGCTGAATCGCCTTGCCCAGGTGCTTTCAACAAGTACCGAAGAACTGGAAGAGAAGGCAGCGGCCGTAACGGCAGCGAACAAAGAGTATAAGAAGCAGATCAATGATCTGACCCGCGCATTGATGGATTATGAAGCAAAAGACTATGCCGCAAAGCCGGAAAAGATCATCGAACTTAGCGGTGTGGACAGCGATCGTCTGCGTCCTCTATCGCAGGCTTTGATGCGTGTCTGCACGGATACGAAGATTCTTTTTGCGGCAAACGATGCGATTGACTTTGCGATTGTTTCCGGGGAAGGCAGGGCAAGAGAGATCCTTGAGATCCTGAAGCCGGCTCTGAATTGCTCTGGCGGCGGCAGCCCGAAGATTGTCAGCGGGCGAACGTCGGTCGACCTGGAAACGTTTAAGAAAGCGGTGGAAGAGCTGCATCTTTAA
- a CDS encoding B3/B4 domain-containing protein, translating into MKIFVDENLVSHGIEKVVIAKAGNVQVKAPLDPEVEAKIKNVEQEVLDGKKDWILNDPITQGYENLVTSCNRSIKKNPPTVPDFLASIKRRGSLPHINTVVDIYNLETLISGVAIGGHDADKITGTLRFMISGKEDTFTSIGGNTKHVAETDYVYRDDQGIITWLGTRDSTFYKIDDDTQNVLFVIAGNANTSVDLRLAALERIHQDLLKCMPQLTFATVIAEAGRETEIE; encoded by the coding sequence ATGAAGATTTTTGTGGATGAAAACCTGGTCAGCCATGGCATCGAAAAGGTTGTCATTGCCAAAGCAGGCAATGTACAGGTGAAGGCGCCGCTCGATCCGGAAGTGGAAGCGAAGATCAAGAATGTTGAGCAGGAAGTGCTCGATGGGAAGAAGGACTGGATTCTTAACGATCCGATTACGCAGGGGTACGAGAATCTTGTAACCTCCTGCAACCGCAGCATCAAAAAAAATCCGCCGACGGTGCCGGACTTTCTTGCCAGCATCAAACGCAGAGGAAGCCTGCCGCATATTAATACAGTCGTCGATATTTATAATCTGGAGACGCTGATTTCCGGTGTTGCGATCGGCGGCCATGATGCGGATAAGATTACGGGTACACTGCGCTTTATGATCAGCGGTAAAGAAGATACGTTCACCTCCATCGGAGGAAATACGAAACACGTGGCTGAGACAGATTATGTCTATCGCGATGATCAGGGAATCATTACCTGGCTCGGTACCCGTGATTCAACGTTCTATAAGATCGATGATGATACGCAGAATGTTCTGTTTGTGATTGCGGGCAATGCGAATACAAGTGTTGATCTGCGTCTTGCGGCGCTGGAGCGGATTCATCAGGATCTGCTTAAGTGCATGCCACAGCTGACGTTTGCGACGGTCATTGCCGAGGCGGGCAGGGAAACGGAAATCGAATGA
- a CDS encoding spermidine synthase yields MNQSNRKLLQNHLFLYLTEFFSGMSVMAVELGASRLLAPYFSSSQIVWTIIIGTIMIAMALGNVYGGKSADKNPDPDRLYRRILIAAVWIVLIPLFGKYIITALAGLVIFTISSNYLVWSAFAACLVLFVFPLFLLGTVTPSLAKYSVDSLEDSGRVVGTLGAFNTIGSIIGTFTPTFITIPSVGTSVTFLIFGGILLALALVYFIAAHTQKVLCIVSSILFGVSCVFGSSDSFAFWDRSLAYEGESIYNYLQVRDTDSAVYFSTNVLFGVQSVYMKDAQLTGLYYDYAMAAPLFTDKDSPGDASTLILGMGTGTYAVQCERFYGSTNITGVEIDQRITDLAHQYFDLPQNIPVVTQDGRAFINQDPASYDVILVDAYQDITIPFSMSSSEFFERVKNHLNDGGVMVVNMNMRSDGEEGINQYLADTIASVFPYVYTVDVPGNTNRELFAFTDPKALEHLSSNVQKLSNAQLKTMMQSVETNLTPYRTGNHVMTDDQAPVELLGMRALDQIIGDETDYYRQVFREKGIRGLIEMLG; encoded by the coding sequence ATGAATCAATCGAACAGAAAGCTGCTGCAGAATCATTTGTTTCTGTATCTGACAGAGTTTTTCAGCGGTATGTCCGTGATGGCGGTAGAACTCGGGGCCAGCCGTCTGCTTGCACCGTATTTCAGTTCTTCCCAGATTGTGTGGACGATCATTATCGGAACCATCATGATTGCGATGGCGCTTGGAAATGTATACGGCGGAAAGAGCGCGGACAAGAATCCGGATCCGGACCGCCTCTATCGCCGCATTCTGATTGCGGCAGTCTGGATTGTGCTGATCCCTCTCTTTGGAAAGTATATCATTACGGCTCTTGCCGGCCTTGTGATCTTTACGATTTCCTCCAACTATCTCGTGTGGTCTGCCTTTGCGGCATGTCTGGTTCTGTTCGTGTTTCCGCTGTTTCTTCTGGGAACAGTGACGCCGTCGCTTGCCAAATATTCGGTTGATAGTCTGGAAGACAGCGGCCGCGTCGTCGGTACGCTTGGTGCCTTCAATACGATCGGCAGTATCATCGGCACCTTTACTCCGACCTTCATTACCATTCCTTCGGTTGGTACGTCGGTGACGTTTCTGATCTTCGGCGGTATTCTGCTGGCGCTTGCCCTTGTCTATTTCATTGCGGCACATACGCAGAAGGTGCTGTGCATTGTTTCCAGCATTCTCTTCGGCGTAAGCTGCGTCTTTGGTTCCTCCGACAGCTTTGCCTTCTGGGACAGGAGTCTCGCCTATGAGGGGGAATCGATCTACAACTATCTGCAGGTACGGGATACGGACAGTGCGGTCTACTTTTCGACCAATGTTCTGTTCGGCGTGCAGTCGGTCTATATGAAGGATGCGCAGCTGACAGGTCTTTACTATGACTATGCGATGGCGGCGCCGTTATTTACGGACAAGGACAGTCCCGGTGATGCCAGTACACTGATCCTGGGGATGGGGACAGGTACCTACGCGGTGCAGTGTGAGCGCTTCTATGGTTCAACGAACATTACCGGCGTTGAGATCGATCAGCGGATCACGGATCTTGCGCATCAGTACTTCGATCTTCCGCAGAACATTCCGGTCGTGACACAGGACGGCCGTGCATTCATCAACCAGGATCCAGCGTCCTATGACGTCATTCTCGTCGATGCCTATCAGGATATTACGATTCCGTTTTCGATGTCTTCAAGCGAGTTCTTTGAACGGGTGAAGAATCATCTGAACGACGGCGGTGTCATGGTCGTCAATATGAATATGCGCAGCGATGGCGAAGAGGGAATCAATCAGTATCTGGCCGATACGATCGCCTCCGTGTTTCCATACGTCTACACCGTTGACGTGCCCGGCAATACGAACCGTGAGCTGTTTGCCTTTACGGATCCGAAGGCGCTCGAGCATCTTTCCTCGAATGTGCAGAAACTTTCAAACGCGCAGCTCAAGACAATGATGCAGAGTGTTGAGACAAATCTGACACCGTACAGGACAGGCAATCACGTAATGACAGACGATCAGGCGCCGGTGGAGCTGCTTGGAATGCGGGCGCTCGATCAGATTATCGGCGATGAGACAGATTATTACCGTCAGGTGTTCCGGGAAAAGGGGATCAGAGGATTGATTGAAATGCTTGGCTGA
- a CDS encoding Fur family transcriptional regulator: MKRRHTHQKDLILSAIEGPGCHRTADEVLAEVQKTDRGIGLATVYRNLNLFVQEGRIQKISGEGWSYYDGNPKPHDHLHCRCCGRIFDYRAPYDAAMDRAAEEFTGGKIEFHSTTYEGICKDCLMKEDPEGSKEKN, translated from the coding sequence ATGAAACGCAGACACACGCACCAGAAAGATTTAATACTCAGTGCCATTGAAGGTCCGGGCTGCCATCGCACCGCAGACGAAGTGCTGGCAGAAGTTCAAAAGACGGACCGGGGCATCGGTCTGGCAACGGTGTATCGCAATCTGAACCTCTTTGTTCAGGAAGGAAGGATTCAGAAGATCTCGGGCGAAGGCTGGAGCTACTATGACGGCAACCCCAAGCCCCACGATCATCTGCACTGCCGCTGCTGCGGGAGGATCTTTGATTACAGAGCCCCCTATGATGCGGCGATGGATCGCGCTGCCGAGGAATTCACCGGCGGAAAGATCGAGTTCCATTCCACGACTTACGAAGGAATATGCAAGGATTGTCTCATGAAGGAAGACCCTGAAGGGTCAAAGGAGAAGAATTGA
- a CDS encoding ferritin family protein: MKYRCTVCGHIYDEEKEGVKFADLPDTWVCPTCKQPKSKFVPVDESKKEWAAEHVLGVAKDVPEDIKNDLRANFEGECSEVGMYLAMSRVAFREGYAEIGMYYEKAAYEEANHAARFAELLGEVVTDSTKKNLEMRVEAEYGATEGKTDLAKRAKALNLDAIHDTVHEMARDEARHGKAFEGLLKRYFGE; this comes from the coding sequence ATGAAGTACAGATGCACAGTTTGCGGTCACATTTACGATGAAGAAAAAGAAGGCGTGAAGTTTGCAGATCTGCCTGATACATGGGTATGCCCGACCTGCAAGCAGCCGAAGTCCAAGTTCGTTCCGGTTGATGAATCCAAGAAGGAATGGGCTGCTGAACACGTTCTGGGCGTAGCGAAGGACGTTCCGGAAGACATCAAGAATGATCTGCGTGCAAACTTTGAAGGTGAGTGCTCCGAAGTCGGCATGTATCTGGCTATGAGCCGCGTCGCTTTCCGCGAAGGCTATGCTGAAATCGGCATGTATTATGAGAAGGCCGCCTACGAGGAGGCCAACCACGCTGCCCGCTTCGCTGAGCTGCTTGGTGAAGTTGTAACGGATTCGACCAAGAAGAATCTTGAGATGCGTGTTGAAGCCGAATATGGTGCTACCGAAGGCAAGACGGATCTTGCCAAGCGTGCCAAGGCTCTCAACCTCGATGCAATCCATGACACGGTTCATGAGATGGCCCGTGACGAAGCACGCCATGGCAAGGCATTTGAAGGCCTGCTGAAGCGTTATTTCGGCGAGTAA
- the argF gene encoding ornithine carbamoyltransferase, producing the protein MGVNICGRSFLTLLDFTPEEINYMIDLAIEFKNLKRNGVDHSYLKGKQVVLLFEKTSTRTRCAFEVGARDLGMGVTFLDSKSSQMGNKESLEDTAKVLGRMFDGIEYRGYKQSVVEELAKYSGVPVWNGLTDDFHPTQMLADIMTAKEEFGDVRGRKLTFFGDARNNVANSLMVVCAKLGMHFCACGPEENMPKKELVDKCREIAKETGAEITLTNDVKEGAKDADILYTDIWVSMGEPAELWGKRIELLRPYQVNKEVMAMAKPTAIFEHCLPSFHDRNTTIGEDIYQKYGLEAMEVTDDVFLGHQARQFQEAENRMHTIKAVMYATLK; encoded by the coding sequence ATGGGCGTAAATATTTGTGGAAGAAGCTTTCTGACCCTGCTTGACTTCACGCCGGAAGAGATCAATTACATGATCGATCTCGCGATTGAATTCAAGAACCTGAAGAGAAATGGTGTTGACCACAGCTATCTGAAGGGGAAACAGGTTGTTCTGCTGTTCGAAAAAACATCGACCAGAACAAGATGCGCATTTGAAGTCGGCGCAAGAGATCTCGGCATGGGTGTCACATTCCTGGATTCCAAGTCTTCCCAGATGGGAAACAAAGAGTCTCTGGAAGATACCGCGAAGGTTCTGGGCCGCATGTTTGACGGCATCGAGTACCGTGGCTACAAGCAGAGCGTTGTTGAAGAACTGGCAAAGTATTCCGGTGTCCCGGTATGGAATGGTCTGACGGATGATTTCCATCCGACCCAGATGCTCGCTGACATCATGACAGCGAAGGAAGAGTTCGGCGATGTCCGTGGACGGAAGCTGACCTTCTTCGGTGATGCAAGAAACAATGTTGCCAATTCCCTGATGGTTGTCTGCGCTAAGCTTGGCATGCACTTCTGCGCCTGCGGACCGGAAGAAAACATGCCGAAGAAGGAGCTTGTTGACAAGTGCCGTGAAATCGCAAAGGAAACCGGCGCAGAAATTACGCTGACCAACGACGTGAAGGAAGGCGCAAAGGATGCCGACATCCTCTATACGGATATCTGGGTATCCATGGGCGAGCCGGCGGAACTCTGGGGCAAGAGAATTGAACTTCTCCGTCCGTACCAGGTGAACAAGGAAGTAATGGCAATGGCAAAGCCGACAGCGATCTTTGAGCACTGCCTGCCGAGCTTCCATGACAGAAACACCACGATCGGCGAAGACATCTACCAGAAGTATGGTCTCGAAGCCATGGAAGTAACGGACGATGTGTTCCTTGGACACCAGGCACGTCAGTTCCAGGAGGCTGAAAACCGTATGCATACAATCAAGGCCGTGATGTATGCAACTCTGAAGTGA
- the arcC gene encoding carbamate kinase has translation MSERIVVALGGNALGKTPEEQLELVRHTAKTIVDLVAAGYEVIVSHGNGPQVGMINLAMEFSSAKGGGTPYMPFPECGAMSQGYIGYHLQQAIQQELAARGIKKDCATVVTQIVVSEDDPGFQHPTKPVGSFYTKEEADKIAAEKGFTFVEDAGRGWRRVVPSPIPHRIVELNMIRQLVDAGDIVICAGGGGIPVVETEHGLKGVAAVIDKDRSSALLADTIHADKLIILTAVDRVCINFNKPDQKELETMNAAQARRYIEENQFAKGSMLPKVESCLAFVESNSNGGTALITSLSRAAEALEGKTGTVITKD, from the coding sequence ATGTCGGAACGTATTGTTGTTGCTCTCGGGGGGAATGCCTTAGGCAAGACCCCCGAAGAGCAGCTTGAACTGGTCAGACATACGGCAAAGACCATAGTTGATCTGGTTGCGGCTGGATATGAAGTTATTGTCAGCCACGGAAACGGTCCCCAGGTCGGCATGATCAATCTTGCCATGGAATTCTCTTCTGCCAAGGGCGGCGGAACACCGTATATGCCATTCCCGGAATGCGGCGCAATGAGCCAGGGCTACATCGGCTATCATCTGCAGCAGGCCATTCAGCAGGAACTTGCTGCGCGCGGCATTAAGAAGGATTGTGCAACCGTCGTTACCCAGATTGTTGTATCTGAGGATGACCCCGGATTCCAGCATCCGACCAAGCCGGTAGGCAGCTTCTATACAAAGGAAGAAGCAGACAAGATTGCGGCAGAAAAAGGGTTCACATTCGTCGAAGATGCAGGACGCGGCTGGCGCCGTGTCGTTCCTTCACCAATCCCGCACCGGATTGTTGAATTGAATATGATCCGTCAGCTCGTTGACGCAGGTGACATTGTGATCTGCGCAGGCGGCGGCGGCATCCCGGTGGTTGAGACGGAACATGGTCTCAAGGGCGTCGCAGCGGTAATTGACAAGGATCGCTCCAGCGCTCTGCTTGCGGATACGATTCATGCCGATAAGCTGATCATTCTGACGGCGGTTGATCGTGTCTGCATTAATTTCAACAAGCCGGATCAAAAAGAACTCGAAACCATGAATGCGGCACAGGCACGCAGGTATATTGAGGAGAATCAGTTTGCCAAAGGCAGTATGCTGCCGAAGGTTGAATCCTGCCTGGCGTTTGTTGAAAGCAATTCAAATGGTGGTACGGCATTGATTACTTCACTGTCCCGTGCCGCGGAAGCACTTGAGGGTAAAACAGGAACAGTCATTACGAAAGACTGA
- a CDS encoding nitroreductase family protein: MNALIELRHSVRQYLIKPIEAYKRDVLDQLAASINEQSGLHIQICYDEPDCFNTALAHYGKFTNVNNYIAIVGPKGKEAEEQGGYYGEQLVLKAQEIGLNTCWVALTHGKTKAAINKNERLIIVIALGYGAVKGIPHHSRTIQEISDYSPSMPEWYRDGLEAALLAPTAVNQQKFYFTFNSGSPAVRIKGIGACTHIDLGIVRYHFELESHHPAA; the protein is encoded by the coding sequence ATGAATGCTCTGATCGAACTGCGCCACAGTGTGCGCCAATATCTGATTAAGCCGATTGAAGCCTATAAGCGGGATGTGCTTGATCAGCTTGCTGCATCAATCAACGAACAATCCGGTCTCCATATTCAGATCTGCTATGACGAACCGGACTGCTTCAATACCGCACTTGCCCACTATGGCAAATTCACCAACGTCAACAATTACATTGCCATCGTCGGCCCCAAAGGCAAGGAAGCCGAAGAACAGGGCGGCTACTATGGCGAACAGCTCGTACTCAAGGCGCAGGAAATCGGTCTCAACACCTGCTGGGTCGCTCTGACACACGGAAAGACGAAAGCCGCCATCAATAAAAACGAGCGCCTGATCATCGTCATTGCGCTCGGATACGGTGCCGTCAAAGGCATTCCGCATCATTCCAGAACCATTCAGGAAATTTCCGATTACAGTCCATCCATGCCGGAATGGTATAGAGACGGCCTCGAAGCCGCCCTGCTGGCTCCCACCGCCGTCAACCAGCAGAAGTTCTACTTCACATTCAACAGCGGCTCTCCTGCCGTGCGCATCAAAGGCATCGGCGCATGCACGCACATCGATCTTGGCATTGTCCGCTATCACTTCGAACTCGAATCGCATCATCCTGCAGCCTGA